In the genome of Vicinamibacteria bacterium, one region contains:
- a CDS encoding amidohydrolase, whose protein sequence is MSMLAAATPTKRNVSLCAALLFLAVRGEAGPQELAGDWLTRNEPFLVSVADRLWHMAEPAHHEIRTSAYLQSELARAGFEIRTEIAGLPTAFVAEYGRGKPVIAVVALLDALAGAGDEPAWHGCGHHLIGAGDLGTALALREAIASQGVPGTIRFYGAPAEEIYHGGVYMVRAGAFDDVDALLFWHPSSVTTVIGRSGLAMDSVRFSFRGLASDATDAPEKGRNALASALQLSSAVDEARVDWPAPAVVNHVLLEGGTLPSVVPERAVLWYFLHARDRTAVDRIRSDVEELARKVAIRTETELEIQVLSSTRHWLINRELSKILDRNLGDGHIPLSFTDEPVPISDDTAEASWVTPRGGLLVQAFPEGTPSHSRAWNDSGRSRLAREAMMLAARTLVRTALELMLDGETLERVKRELERETAGKPYRSPLPEGRGPFDFLPRPRSGESKEPR, encoded by the coding sequence ATGTCCATGCTCGCCGCGGCTACACCTACGAAGCGGAACGTTAGTCTCTGCGCCGCGCTCCTCTTTCTCGCCGTCAGGGGCGAGGCCGGCCCCCAGGAGCTCGCAGGCGATTGGCTAACGCGGAACGAGCCCTTCCTCGTCTCGGTGGCCGACCGACTCTGGCACATGGCCGAGCCGGCCCATCACGAGATACGAACTTCCGCCTATCTCCAGTCGGAGCTCGCGCGGGCTGGATTCGAGATTCGAACCGAGATCGCGGGGCTCCCCACGGCATTCGTCGCCGAGTACGGAAGGGGGAAGCCCGTCATCGCCGTCGTCGCGCTCCTGGACGCCCTCGCTGGAGCCGGAGACGAGCCGGCGTGGCACGGCTGCGGGCACCACTTGATCGGCGCCGGCGACCTCGGTACGGCGCTCGCACTCCGTGAAGCGATCGCAAGCCAGGGTGTCCCGGGAACCATCCGTTTCTATGGCGCGCCGGCCGAAGAGATCTACCACGGCGGGGTGTATATGGTTCGCGCCGGAGCCTTCGACGACGTCGACGCTCTCCTCTTCTGGCATCCCTCCTCGGTGACCACCGTCATCGGCCGAAGCGGGCTCGCGATGGACTCGGTGCGCTTCTCGTTCCGAGGTCTCGCTTCCGACGCCACCGACGCCCCGGAGAAAGGACGAAACGCCCTGGCGTCCGCTCTTCAGCTGTCTTCCGCGGTCGACGAGGCGCGCGTCGACTGGCCCGCCCCCGCGGTCGTGAATCACGTCTTGCTCGAGGGTGGCACGTTACCTTCCGTCGTCCCCGAGCGGGCGGTCCTCTGGTATTTCCTCCATGCCCGGGATCGCACCGCCGTCGATCGGATTCGATCCGACGTGGAGGAGCTCGCTCGGAAAGTCGCGATTCGGACGGAGACCGAGCTCGAGATACAGGTTCTCTCTTCCACGCGGCATTGGCTCATCAATCGGGAGCTCTCCAAGATCCTCGATCGGAATCTGGGAGACGGGCACATCCCGCTGTCGTTCACCGATGAGCCCGTTCCTATCAGCGACGACACCGCGGAGGCGAGCTGGGTGACGCCGCGAGGCGGCCTTCTGGTGCAGGCCTTTCCCGAAGGGACGCCGTCTCACAGCCGCGCGTGGAACGACTCGGGAAGATCGCGCCTTGCCCGAGAGGCCATGATGCTTGCCGCGAGAACCCTCGTGAGGACGGCGCTCGAATTGATGCTCGATGGGGAGACTCTCGAGAGAGTGAAGCGGGAGCTCGAACGAGAGACGGCCGGAAAACCCTACCGTTCGCCGCTACCCGAAGGGCGAGGGCCGTTCGATTTCCTTCCACGCCCGCGCTCAGGAGAGAGCAAGGAGCCGCGGTGA